A region of bacterium DNA encodes the following proteins:
- a CDS encoding metallophosphoesterase, whose amino-acid sequence MRKVWFLLAVLVIAASAREDDFSFVILSDRGSNPREGVYEAVVAQSLSEGADFYISVGDQIGGYTLDVDEIDAQWAEYFKIIEPVPVDVHLTPGNHDIWDDASLGRWREWTDRKPNYSFDYSGVHFVVLDTSRWYFTVNLPETTFAWLEDDLSSHDDARLTLVFTHKPLIYSTLAENEGDRLHKIFLEHGVDGVFTGHLHTYVFTEYDGIPYTTIGTSGGHIEEGDFFQYAVVKVSGDSYTVEIVPLDSEGR is encoded by the coding sequence ATGCGCAAGGTTTGGTTTTTATTGGCGGTACTCGTCATCGCCGCCTCGGCCAGGGAGGACGACTTCAGCTTCGTCATCCTCAGTGACCGCGGCAGCAACCCCCGGGAGGGGGTTTACGAGGCCGTGGTCGCCCAGAGCCTCTCCGAGGGGGCCGATTTTTACATTTCCGTCGGCGACCAGATCGGGGGGTACACCTTAGACGTGGACGAGATAGACGCCCAGTGGGCCGAGTACTTCAAAATCATCGAGCCCGTCCCAGTGGACGTCCACCTGACGCCGGGGAACCACGACATCTGGGACGACGCCTCCCTGGGCCGGTGGCGCGAGTGGACCGACCGCAAGCCCAACTACTCTTTCGACTACTCCGGCGTACACTTCGTCGTGCTGGACACCAGCCGCTGGTATTTCACCGTCAATCTGCCGGAGACGACCTTCGCCTGGCTCGAGGACGATCTGAGCTCCCACGATGACGCCCGGCTGACCCTGGTCTTCACACACAAACCCCTCATCTACTCGACCCTGGCCGAAAACGAGGGGGACCGCCTCCATAAGATTTTCCTGGAGCACGGCGTGGACGGCGTGTTCACGGGGCATCTGCACACCTACGTCTTCACGGAGTACGACGGGATTCCCTACACCACCATCGGCACCTCCGGGGGGCACATCGAGGAGGGGGATTTCTTCCAGTACGCCGTGGTCAAGGTTTCCGGTGATTCCTACACCGTCGAGATCGTTCCCCTGGATTCCGAGGGGCGGTAG
- a CDS encoding DUF1028 domain-containing protein: MRYRPVMCALILALAAASFAADPEGKPVTSTFSIVAYDPEAREWGVAVASRVLAVGYIVPWARAEVGAVATQAYADLRYGRYGLELLEAGFTAEQTLQVLLEFDGEAQQRQVAVVDSAGRVAAFTGRETSAWAGDRQGEHYSVQGNILAGEQVLAAMELAYLETVGPLARRLLAALEAGDEAGGDSRGRQSAALLVVRERGGYQALSDRLVDISVDDDPAPVAELARIYDLWEANFLIEPYLDSADPVVQEYALDIIERALAEKGDAQLFNSMAWVLAVRKLYPERALEIALRAHELEPDDPNIMDTVAEAHYAAGNPESALEWEERALALDPENGFFLGQRAKFRAATERD; this comes from the coding sequence ATGCGGTACCGTCCGGTGATGTGTGCGCTGATTCTCGCGTTGGCGGCGGCGTCCTTCGCCGCAGACCCGGAGGGGAAACCGGTAACCTCCACCTTCTCCATCGTCGCCTACGACCCCGAGGCCCGGGAGTGGGGCGTCGCCGTCGCTTCCCGGGTACTCGCCGTGGGGTACATCGTACCCTGGGCTCGGGCCGAGGTAGGCGCCGTGGCCACCCAGGCGTACGCGGACCTCCGCTACGGCAGGTACGGTCTGGAGCTGCTGGAGGCGGGCTTCACCGCCGAGCAGACCCTTCAGGTGCTCCTGGAATTCGACGGAGAGGCGCAGCAGCGCCAGGTGGCGGTCGTGGATTCCGCGGGGCGGGTCGCCGCCTTCACCGGTCGGGAAACCTCGGCCTGGGCGGGCGACCGGCAGGGTGAGCACTACTCCGTCCAGGGCAACATCCTGGCAGGCGAACAGGTGCTCGCCGCCATGGAGCTGGCCTATCTGGAGACCGTGGGTCCTCTGGCCCGGCGTCTGCTGGCGGCGCTCGAGGCGGGGGACGAAGCCGGGGGCGACTCCCGGGGCAGGCAGTCGGCGGCCCTGTTGGTCGTCCGGGAGAGGGGGGGCTACCAGGCGCTCTCCGACCGCCTCGTGGACATCTCGGTGGACGACGACCCGGCTCCGGTGGCCGAGCTGGCGCGGATTTACGACTTGTGGGAGGCGAATTTCCTCATCGAGCCCTACCTCGACTCCGCCGACCCGGTGGTCCAGGAGTACGCCCTGGACATCATCGAACGGGCTCTGGCCGAGAAGGGGGACGCCCAACTTTTCAACTCGATGGCCTGGGTCCTCGCCGTCCGCAAGCTGTACCCGGAAAGGGCGCTGGAAATCGCCCTCCGGGCCCATGAACTGGAACCGGACGACCCGAACATCATGGACACGGTAGCCGAGGCGCACTACGCGGCGGGGAACCCCGAGTCCGCCCTGGAGTGGGAGGAGAGGGCCCTGGCACTCGACCCGGAGAACGGCTTCTTCCTGGGACAGAGGGCCAAGTTCCGGGCCGCTACGGAAAGGGACTAG